tttcaggagcttttgttccctgagcgctttccgtagagttccagaggacgggaatacaaatggcggcctcctggtctccggcccggaggagctgagagcccggggccccactcctcagtgcgccctcagagaacagcgcccagtaattcccatctgcctgacctctggccgagctccgagctcaccgagcctacGGCCGGTTCAAtgtaaccccaagctgcgagctcactgtcggctctgtctctgcagccagctttcttgctccaatacctgcaagctctgcaacactcagacacccccgatccttctgtgaccctgcgggacctgaggccacgctgaacccgcgtgggcttcaccccggtttagcctctggagcgatgtccctcagcggaaccgacttttaaaagtcctgattttgtgctccgctgctccgccgcttgccgggagccggcccctccccccggggtctatcttcccgtcgctttggattcacttctccgccagtcctacctttcagaaagtggttgtttttcggtttctagaattgctgttcttcttctcttcgatctgccgatggatttgcaggtgtttgcaatctttagataagctctctagctgatctcctgctagctgaagtagtctcagcctgctacttctccgccatcttgactcctcccctttttttcggaaaacttttatttttcattcattcccactattctggttcattttctttttatatataggtaattttaaaaacctatttattATCaaagtgagctgtccagtacatcaaattccataataaccttctaacctgaacttttggatacatacacctatgtttttcttttgcatttctattttttgaattccttctttttttttcctagaaattcttttttttatttaatttttttaattttttataaacatatatttttatccccaggggtacaggtctgtgaatcgccaggtttacacacttcacagcactcaccaaagcatataccctccccaatgtccataacccaaccaccctctccctcctcccctccccccagcaaccctcagtttgttttgtgagattaagagtcacttgtggtttgtctccctcccagtcccatcttgtttcatttattcttctcctacccacttaagcccccatgttgcatcaccacttcctcatatcccctatgacccagcaattgcactactgggtatttacactaaacatacaaacgtagtgatccaaaggggcacatgcacccgaatgtttatagctgcaatgtccacaatagccaaactatggaaagaacctagatgtccatcaacagatgaatggataaagaagatgtggtatatatacacaatggaatactatgcagccatcaaaggaaatgaattcctccttttttaaaaaattttagtttagtttagtctagtttattcctttttatttttatcttctaatattcatatagagttaaacttcaaagtaatcccctttccccaatcaatactacccctataggtaaactaatttttaatccccctttatcttaggaaagttgagtcctttaacaaagatatcaagctacatccaggaagaatcaaaacaaccttcctcgcacacactgagaatttataaccactctcccatctttttcttccacaagtgtttctgtgtttttgtgtttgtcctgatagtatataaatcttcaCTTGGGGtactttttgacgaggttcttcctttatttgcatatatttttttctcttgtcatatacttttatcagtctttttgtttgtctgtttttgtttgtctacttcataaatcttaccttggggcccattttggctgaaccttctctttcatcttccctttctttcctgtctctctctctatctctttttttttctttttgttttgcttttcttttgtctctcatttgggtggggaatcctgattgctcagaagtgttccatggtgcaccttgactgcaccacagttgatacatccaactacatctgttcagtcatctcccaccaaaatgactaggaggaggaatgcccaacagaagaaaaatacagaggatggaccttctgcaacagagataatggctatcaacatagacaatatgttggaaagagaattcaggctaacaattatccaggcaatagctaggttggagaaagccatggatgaccaaacagaattgattagggctgagctgaaagggaccagacaggatgttcacaatgttagggcggagcttaaagctaccagggaggaggttcacaatgctctcaatgagttccaatctaatctaaactctctcaaagctagggtaactgagacagaagatagaattagtgatctggaagacaaacagatagaaaggatcaggaggaagcctagaacaaacagctgagaaaccatgaaaacagaatcagggaaataaatgatgccatgaaacattccaacgtcagatttattggaatccctgaaggggaggagaaagaaagaagtctagaagatatagtggaacaagtccttcatgaaaattttcccaatctcgcgaatggaaccagcgttcatgtactagaggctgaacggtctccacccaagattatacattccaaaaaaacatcacgacacctgatagtcaaattgaggaattataattgtaggtataatctcttgaaagctgctagggcaaagaggctccttacttacagaggaaagcccatcagaataacatcagacctgtccacagagacctggcaagccagaagaggctggcaagatatattcagggcactaaatgagaagaacatgcagccaagaatactttatccagcaagactgacattcaaaatggatggagagataaagagtttccaagactggcaaggcttaaaagactatgcaaccaccaagccgacactgcaggaaatattaaggggggttctataaaagaggaaaaatcccaagaatagcattgaacagaaatatagagacagtctacagaaagaaagacttcaaaggtaacttgatgtcaatatAAAAGATTtctatcagggcgcctgggtggctgagtgggttaagccgctgcctttggctcaggtcatgatctcagggtcctgtgatcgagtcccgcatcgggctccctgctcagtagggagcctgcttcctcctctctctctctctctctgcctgcctctctgcctattagtgatctctctctgtcaaataaataaataaaatcttaaaaaaaaggtttctatcaataatcactctcaatgtgaatggcctaaatgcacccataaaatggcacagtgttgcagattggataaaacgacaggacccatccatatgttttcTACGAGACCCAtcttgaacctaaagatacacacagactaaagtgaagggatggagaagcatctttcatgccaatggacctcaaaagaaggcagaggtagtgattctcatatcagataaattagattttaaactaaagactgtagtcagagatacagaaggacactacataatccttaaagggactatccaccaagatgatctaacaattgtaaatatctatgtccccaatatgggagcagccaattacataagaaaactgttaatcaagataagagtcatgttgatatgaatacactaatcgtaggagatcttaacacgcctctctcagaattagacagatcatcgaagcagaaaatcaataaagaaacgagcattgaatgacacattggaccagatggacctcatagatatatacagaacattccaccctaaaacaacagaatactcattcttctcaagtgcacatggaaccttctccagaatagaccacatactgggtcacaaatcaggactcaaccgataccaaaagactgagattattccctgcatattctcagatcacaatgctttgaaactggagctcaatcacaaggaaaggttccgaaggaactcaaacacctggaagctaaagaccaccttgcttaagaatgcttggatcaaccagaacgtcaaagaagaactgaaagaatttatggaaaccaatgagaatgaagacacttcagtccaaaacctatgggatacagcaaaggcggtcctaaggggaaaatatatagccatccaagcctcgctcaaaaaaattgaaaaatctagaacacaccagctgtctctacaccttaaagaactggaggatcaacaacaaatcaaaccaactctacacataagaagggaaatcatcaagattagagctgagatcaatgagggagaaaccagagatacagtagaacgtatcaatgaaactagaagctggttttttgaaagaatcaataagatcgataagccactggctacactaatccaaaagaaaagagagaaagcccaaattcataaaattatgaatgaaaagggagagatcacaactaacaccaaggaagtagaaacaatcatcagaagttattatcaacagttatatgccaataagcttagcaaccttgatgaaatggatgcatccctggaaaactataaactcccaaaattgaaccaggaagaaattgacaacctaaatagaccaatatctagtaacgagattgaagcagtgatcaaaaacctcccaaaaaacaagagcccaggacctgacggattccctggggaattctaccaaaccttcaaagaagaaataacacctattctcttgaagctgtttcaaaaaattgaagcagaaggaaaacttccagactctttctatgaagccagcattaccctgatccccaaaccaggcaaggaccctaccaaaaaggagaatttcagaccaatatcactgatgaatatggatgcttagattctcaacaagatccaccaataagtgaaaccatatgataattgactctctctgcttgacttatttcactcagcataatctcttccagtttcgtccatgttgctacaaaagttgggtattcatcctttctgaaggaggcataatactccatagtgtatatggaccacatcttccttatccattcatccattgaagggcatcttggttctttccatagtttggcgaccgtggcctttgctgctataaacattggggtacagatggcccttcttttcatgacatctgtgtctttggggtaaatacccaggagtgcaattgcagggtcatagggaagctctatttttaatttcttgaggaatctccacactgttctccgaagaggctgcaccaacttgcatttcctccaacagtgtaagagtattcccctttctccacatcctctccaacacatgttgtttcctgttttgttaattttggccattctaactggtgtaaggtgatatctcaatgtggttttaatttgaatctccctgagggctaatgatgatgagcattttttcatgtgtctgatagccatttgtatgtcttgattggagaagtgtctgttcatatcttctgcccattttttgatgtgtttgtctgtttcgtgtgggttgagtttgaggagttcattatagatcctggatatcaaccttttgtctgtactgtcatttgcaaatatcttctcccattccttgggttccctctttgtttttttgactgtttcctttgctatgcagaagcttttgattttgatgaagtcccagaagtttattttcgcttttgtttcctttgcctttggagacgtatcttgaaagaagttgctgtggctgatatcaaagagattactgcctatgttctcctctaagattctgatggattcctgtctcacgttgaggtcttttatccattttgagttgttctttgtgtacggtgtaagagaatggtcaagtttcattcttctacatatagctgtccagttttcccagcaccatttattgaagagactgtcttttttccactgtctattttttcctgttttgtcgaagattaattgaccatagagttgagggtccatatctgggctctctactctgttccactggtctatgtgtctgtttttatgccagtaccatgctgtcttggtgatcacagctttgtcataaagcttgaaatcaggtaaggtgatgccgccagctttatttttgtttttcaacatttccttagtgattcggggtctcttctgattccatacaaattttaggattatttgctccagctctttgaagaatgccggtggaatttggatcggaatggcattaaaagtatagattgctctaggcagtatagacattttaacaatgtttattcttccgatccaagagcatggaatggtcttccatctatttgtgtcttcttcaatttctttcatgagtgttctatagttcctcaagtacagatcctttacctctttttttttcagtcatttctttttatttacagtCTGTGTTCAATGCAAATCAATTCCATAACATGAGAAGTTACTATGAATCAAAGcataaatacacaaacacaatATACAATCCAAAATAGATGTACAGCATTCAGGtatgaaacaaaatggaatgttcattcacacacacagtaGCTTGTGATCAGTTGAATATGGTTGTTCTGGTAAAGGTTCCTAAAGATGGGAAAAAATGACTTTGGTTATCAAGACTACTGCGGCCATATTAAATATTGGAACACCTAAGCATCAGTGTGTGACCATGCGAACAAAAGACCTTAgagtgtctatttttaaaaagcgttCTGTGCATCGAGGAAGTTGTAAAAAGATTTACTTGCCAGAATCAAGCCCACTTTAGGCTTAGGACCAGGTTCTAACTATCTAAAGATACTGACTAGCAGAAAGTATTCCAAATGTGGGTATTCTgattcagagtttaaaaaaaaaaagtatttacagaaaagagtataaaattttcccaaatttaATGTAAGCTTCCAGTCTTCACTTCCCAAATACTTGATTTACAATTTTGGCTTCTGCgcacattttgcctttttaatttcaagatttgttgattttaccttcaaaacagatcattttttaaattacaaaatattcaacatatgcagaaatgAAAAGCATTTTGAAGTTAGCGGAGGTCAATGTTCCTCTACTCTTTGGAATCAGTTTAGTTAAATGACTCTGGCACTCTTGAATACGAGTAAGTGATCAGTATATAAGCAAAATTTACTCATTATGTTAATCGGGGGGTAGATTCCAATCCATCATTGCCCTGAAACATgtcaattaatatataaaaaaatcaaatgcaataTCAAATTCAAAGACTCAGAGGAAAGAGTTCAGTTCCCAAGAAACAGTGATAGCTTAACAAGGTAAAACTTTTTATCTAGAGTACACAGGCATTAAGTTAGTACTGCTAAAACAATGCATTGAGGATTTACAGTAACTCCTGGAAGTTCCTTCTAATGTACGAATAAATAGAATGAGGGAAGCTTTCTGTATTAACTGTTTTCAATGGCCTTGAAGATTTAATGAACCGAATGAAAACTGAATGAGTTCACATCTCATCTTTTACATCTAGGTAAGATAAAATCTAGTCTCGTTTTCAAGGTAGAATTTTACATGTCCATACTTCTTAAgccacatttaaagaaattatctcTTAACTAATCTTGGATGTTGTCTCTTCATCTTGTACATGGAACTCCAGCAGATTTAATAGACATTCATCATCTAGTCAAACCCTTTACATGTTCTTCAAACCAATCAAATTTGGGATCCTCAAACATTTTCAGTGTCAATAAAATAAGGTGTGGAATTAGCAGATACGATGAAGACCTGTTTTTCCTTGTCACACTGGATGTCTAGACGCCATTTGGACTGGGTTTAGAAGATGGGGAAGTATAGATGTTTTTGGCCCGAGTCTTTTAACAGTAGAGCTGTAGAAGGGAGAACGAGATTGCAAAGAGACTGGCTGTTGACTGCAGAGCACCGCCAGTTGGTGTGGTGGTGGTATTAGCTGGATTGGGAGCAGTCGAGGTACTCTGGGAGGAGTTGTTTGCAGCTGTCATATTTGTTGTATTTGAATAAATCTGCGTGGGTAGGAGCAGCGCCAGAAGCAGCAGCCCCAGTCCGAGCCTGGCCACCATCCCTCTGCCCATGTCCGCTACGTCGGCGTTGGTGCGCGGTGCGTCTCACTGGATGCGGGGTGAGTGGAGAACCGCTGGCTCCGGGCGGGCGCAGGCAAGGTGGGgcgatcctttacctctttagttaggtttattcccaggtatcttatggttcttggtgctatagtaaatggaatcgattctctaatttccctttctgtattttcattgttagtgtataagaaagccactgatttctgcacattgactttgtatcctgccacgttgctgaattgctgtatgagttctagtagtttgggggtggagtcttttgggttttccatataaagaatcatgtcatctgcgtagagagagagtttgacttcttcattaccaatttggataccttttatttctctctgttgtctgattgctgttgctaggacttctaatactatgttgaagaagagtggtgaaagtgggcatccttgtcttgttcctgatctcaatgggaaggctgcaagctttttcccattgaggatgatatttgctgtgggtctttcatagatagatttgatgaggttcaggaatgttccttctatccctatactttgaagcgttttaatcaggaacggatgctggattttgtcaaatgctttttctgcatcaattgagaggaccatgtggttcttctctcttctcttattcatTTGTTGCATCACGTTGACTGATTTGCGAATgtcgaaccatccttgtagcccagggatgaatcccacctgatcatggtggataatctttttaatgtgctgttggatcctgttggctagaatcttgttgagaatcttagcatccatattcatcagtgatattggtctgaaattctcctttttgttagggtcttcgcctggtttggggatcagggtaatgctggcttcatagaaagagtctggaagttttccttctgcttcaattttttgaaacagcttcaggagaataggtgttatttcttctttgaaggtttggtagaattccccagggaatccgtcaggtcctgggctcttgttttttaggaggtttttgatcactgcttcaatctcgttactagatattggtctatttaggttgtcaatttcttcctggttcaattttgggagtttatagttttccagggatgcatccatttcatcaaggttgctaagcttattggcatataactgttgataataacttctgatgattgtttctacttccttggtgttagttgtgatctctcccttttcattcataattttatgaatttgggctttctctcttttcttttggattagtgtagccagtggcttatcgatcttattgattctttcaaaaaaccagcttctagtttcattgatacgttctactgtatctctggtttctccctcattgatctcagctctaatcttgatgatttcccttcttatgtgtagagttggtttgattt
Above is a genomic segment from Neovison vison isolate M4711 chromosome X, ASM_NN_V1, whole genome shotgun sequence containing:
- the LOC122897238 gene encoding signal transducer CD24-like, encoding MGRGMVARLGLGLLLLALLLPTQIYSNTTNMTAANNSSQSTSTAPNPANTTTTPTGGALQSTASLFAISFSLLQLYC